A window of Novosphingobium terrae contains these coding sequences:
- a CDS encoding MucR family transcriptional regulator has protein sequence MADTNNDDVAGLIELAGDITIAWLQNPNVKPEAQDVHAFLKDMHAAVTALSNGPEPEPEAVTYQPKVPARGSVKPDHIVSLIDGKKYKTLKRHLSLHGLTPDQYRERYGLKHDYPMVSADYATQRREIAQKLGLGRKSPAKTDAVPATEVSSKPKRAAAKSKVEVPGASVAVPAPGKKVAAPAKAKAPAVKVKTATAPKADAAAVTEAAAAPAKGKAAAKTVSKPKATTAKKAEGKVAKAPTSKPGKATTVKAPAPEAAPEATVES, from the coding sequence ATGGCTGATACTAATAACGATGACGTCGCAGGCCTGATCGAACTGGCCGGTGACATCACCATCGCCTGGCTCCAGAATCCCAATGTCAAACCCGAGGCGCAGGACGTGCATGCTTTCCTCAAGGACATGCATGCCGCCGTGACGGCCTTGAGCAACGGTCCAGAGCCGGAACCCGAAGCCGTCACCTATCAACCCAAGGTGCCTGCGCGTGGTTCGGTCAAACCCGATCACATCGTCAGCCTGATCGACGGCAAAAAATACAAGACGCTGAAGCGCCATCTGTCGCTGCATGGCCTGACGCCCGATCAATACCGCGAGCGTTATGGTCTCAAGCACGATTATCCCATGGTGTCTGCGGACTACGCTACACAGCGTCGCGAGATTGCGCAGAAGCTGGGTCTTGGCCGCAAATCCCCTGCCAAGACCGACGCCGTCCCGGCAACCGAAGTTTCGTCCAAGCCGAAGCGCGCTGCCGCCAAGTCAAAGGTCGAGGTGCCGGGTGCATCGGTCGCGGTGCCCGCTCCCGGGAAGAAAGTGGCTGCGCCTGCCAAGGCCAAGGCGCCTGCTGTCAAGGTCAAGACCGCCACTGCCCCCAAGGCTGATGCCGCTGCGGTGACGGAGGCTGCCGCTGCGCCTGCAAAGGGCAAGGCTGCTGCCAAGACCGTTTCCAAGCCGAAGGCAACCACTGCCAAAAAGGCTGAGGGCAAGGTTGCCAAAGCGCCGACCAGTAAGCCCGGCAAGGCCACCACGGTCAAAGCACCCGCGCCGGAAGCTGCGCCCGAGGCGACCGTCGAGAGCTGA
- a CDS encoding DUF2958 domain-containing protein — MILLPESIRVALLVNHARHIAAQRVDLPNPDLAPVLKLFNPCGSATWIATELDEDGDTLFGMADLGFGCPELGFFSLWEIGRVRLPFGLTIERDEHFLTRHPLSVWAQKARELGSISQAEMALLTIDPEPLPRLH; from the coding sequence ATGATCCTCCTTCCTGAAAGCATCCGCGTGGCCCTGCTCGTCAACCACGCCCGCCACATAGCCGCCCAGCGTGTCGATTTACCGAACCCTGATCTCGCGCCGGTCCTCAAACTCTTCAACCCCTGCGGCAGCGCGACATGGATCGCCACTGAGCTGGACGAGGATGGAGACACACTTTTCGGCATGGCCGACCTTGGGTTCGGCTGCCCCGAGCTGGGCTTTTTCAGCCTGTGGGAAATCGGGCGGGTGCGCCTGCCATTTGGCCTCACCATCGAGCGGGACGAGCATTTCCTGACCCGGCATCCGCTCTCGGTCTGGGCGCAGAAGGCGCGCGAACTCGGCTCGATTTCCCAAGCGGAAATGGCGCTGCTCACCATCGATCCCGAACCCTTGCCGCGTCTCCACTGA
- a CDS encoding ParB/RepB/Spo0J family partition protein, with protein sequence MKLDFIDLGKLSVSKANMRYSKKAPDVTDILPTVRQRGVIVPILVRLNGTPDTFEIIAGARRFHAATLVAAERGEVGQEVEPMPCAILEAGDDADAIEASLIENSARLDPDEVTRWECFTRLVKEGRSPEQIGLTFGLPDLGVRRILALGNLMPRIRDLYRKGEINVSTVRHLTMASKSQQRAWLALLDDDSAYVPTGHQLKGWLFGGASIPVKHALFDTEGMTKIVTDLFEQESFFSDSEAFWALQTKAVEERRAAYLDEGWSDVVSLSRGEQFCDWEFVKAPKRKGGRVYIEMRHSGETTFHEGYVTAKEGRRLAKGEAAEPAQKAVRPEITGMMQTYIDLHRHAALRAALLGHPGLSLRLMVAHAIAGSPLWTVRVEPQTTRNHAIRGSVECSWGEIKFDTVRRDVLALMGLNGEAATLAGIGYGSESRLAAAFSRLLELDDAQVMQVLTVVMGETLASGTGMVELLGQHIALDMAVDWEADDAFFELLRDREALLAMVEEVAGPTIAKANADEKTKVLKTIIRDHLAGADGREKREGWVPRWMNFPPAAYTERGGVGTVERARQAAQALAGGDDDPETEEEDAGTVNPLPNGQSEAGQHDEDGEEDTPLAA encoded by the coding sequence ATGAAACTCGACTTTATCGATCTTGGCAAGCTCTCCGTCAGCAAGGCCAACATGCGCTATTCGAAGAAAGCGCCCGATGTCACCGATATCCTGCCGACCGTGCGCCAGCGCGGGGTGATCGTCCCCATTCTGGTGCGCCTCAACGGGACACCCGACACCTTCGAGATCATCGCCGGGGCGCGGCGCTTTCATGCCGCCACGCTGGTCGCGGCAGAACGCGGCGAGGTCGGGCAGGAGGTGGAACCCATGCCCTGCGCCATCCTTGAAGCGGGCGACGATGCCGACGCCATCGAGGCCTCGCTGATCGAGAACAGCGCGCGACTCGATCCCGACGAGGTGACCCGCTGGGAATGCTTCACCCGGCTGGTCAAGGAAGGGCGCAGTCCCGAACAGATCGGCCTGACCTTCGGCCTGCCCGATCTGGGCGTGAGGCGCATTCTTGCGCTGGGCAATCTGATGCCACGCATCCGCGACCTCTACCGCAAGGGCGAAATCAACGTTTCCACCGTGCGCCATCTCACCATGGCCAGCAAGAGCCAGCAGCGCGCATGGCTGGCGCTGCTCGATGATGACAGCGCCTATGTGCCCACCGGCCATCAGCTGAAGGGATGGCTGTTTGGCGGGGCATCGATCCCTGTCAAACATGCCCTCTTCGATACCGAGGGCATGACGAAAATCGTGACCGACCTGTTCGAGCAGGAGTCCTTTTTCTCGGACAGCGAGGCCTTCTGGGCCTTGCAGACCAAGGCCGTCGAGGAGCGCCGCGCCGCTTATCTCGACGAGGGCTGGAGCGATGTGGTTAGTCTGTCGCGCGGCGAGCAATTCTGCGATTGGGAGTTCGTGAAAGCCCCCAAGCGCAAGGGCGGGCGTGTCTATATCGAGATGCGACACAGCGGCGAGACGACCTTCCATGAAGGCTATGTCACCGCCAAGGAGGGGCGTCGCCTCGCCAAGGGCGAAGCCGCCGAGCCTGCGCAAAAGGCGGTGCGTCCCGAGATCACCGGCATGATGCAGACCTATATCGACCTGCATCGCCATGCCGCGCTGCGCGCCGCGCTGCTCGGTCATCCGGGGCTCAGCCTGCGGCTGATGGTCGCCCATGCCATCGCCGGTTCGCCGCTCTGGACCGTCAGGGTCGAACCGCAGACTACGCGCAATCACGCCATTCGCGGCAGTGTCGAATGCAGTTGGGGCGAGATCAAGTTCGACACGGTGCGGCGCGATGTGTTGGCGCTGATGGGGCTGAACGGCGAAGCGGCCACGCTTGCCGGAATTGGCTATGGCAGCGAAAGCCGCCTTGCGGCCGCTTTCTCGCGGCTGCTCGAACTCGATGATGCGCAGGTGATGCAGGTGCTCACCGTGGTCATGGGGGAAACGCTGGCCTCGGGTACAGGCATGGTCGAGCTGCTTGGCCAGCATATCGCGCTTGATATGGCGGTGGATTGGGAAGCCGACGACGCCTTCTTCGAGTTGCTGCGCGACCGCGAGGCGCTGCTCGCCATGGTCGAGGAGGTGGCCGGTCCGACCATCGCCAAGGCCAATGCGGACGAAAAGACCAAGGTGCTCAAGACCATCATCCGCGATCATCTCGCCGGGGCCGATGGCCGCGAGAAGCGCGAGGGCTGGGTGCCGCGCTGGATGAACTTCCCGCCTGCTGCCTATACCGAAAGGGGCGGGGTCGGCACCGTCGAGCGGGCCAGGCAGGCGGCGCAGGCGCTCGCGGGGGGCGATGATGACCCCGAAACCGAGGAAGAGGACGCTGGCACTGTGAACCCGTTGCCCAACGGACAGTCCGAGGCCGGGCAGCATGACGAGGATGGCGAAGAGGACACGCCGCTCGCTGCCTGA
- a CDS encoding reverse transcriptase domain-containing protein, producing the protein MLPDTLQRRLESIPTLSRQGKRINGLSRMMADPLLWEQAYAEIASNRGALTPGVTGETLDGFSLERVERIIGQITNGSYRFAPVRRVLIPKANGKTRPLGIPTASDKLVQAAVKLLLERIYEPVFSPHSHGFRRGRSCHTALEHIKDTWTGVKWLVDVDVVGFFDNIDHSILIDLLNRKIDDKRFISLIEGMLKAGYMEDWSFNATYSGTPQGGVVSPILANIYLHELDQFLAGMKARFDRGKRRADNPRYRNLTIGMYKRRLRVEKLLSEGREAEAQAVLAKIREMETERSTMPSKNGLDPNFKRLLFCRYADDFIIGVIGSKADARDVMAQVTDYLRHCLHLEASPEKSRLSKASKGTTFLGYTVITVTGSRVRRTKLGRRVVRSRDPADRIHLRVPHDRLVRFNQRKGYGDLGRLKAMHRRYLVDSSMLEIVLAYNAEMRGLANYYRLAYVAKFSLRKLWFLWETSLLKTLAFKLRLSVNQVAHRLKTRDGLAVRFKVDGKERSVAVFNLKHIDRLPNLGPKVDRWATPHFTKGRSDVMDRLRAKQCEYCGSTEHPCEVHHAHRLADMKNTPLWKQVAAARRRKRIVLCLPCHKALHAGQLKPLDSGDMQARRAG; encoded by the coding sequence ATGCTACCCGATACCTTGCAACGGCGACTGGAATCGATCCCAACCCTGTCGAGACAGGGCAAGCGGATCAATGGCTTGTCGCGTATGATGGCAGACCCGCTCCTGTGGGAGCAGGCCTATGCCGAGATCGCCTCCAACCGAGGCGCGCTCACGCCCGGCGTCACCGGCGAAACGCTCGACGGGTTCTCCCTAGAGCGGGTCGAACGGATCATCGGGCAAATCACAAACGGCAGCTACCGCTTCGCCCCCGTGCGTAGGGTCTTAATCCCCAAGGCCAATGGGAAAACACGCCCACTGGGCATCCCAACGGCTAGCGACAAGCTGGTTCAGGCGGCGGTGAAGCTGCTGCTGGAACGCATATACGAGCCGGTGTTCTCACCGCACTCGCATGGCTTCCGGCGAGGCCGATCCTGCCACACCGCCCTTGAGCATATCAAGGACACCTGGACTGGCGTGAAATGGCTGGTGGACGTCGATGTCGTCGGTTTCTTCGACAATATCGACCACAGCATCCTGATCGACCTGCTTAACAGGAAGATCGACGACAAGCGGTTCATCAGCCTGATCGAAGGGATGCTCAAGGCCGGTTACATGGAGGACTGGTCCTTCAACGCCACTTACAGCGGCACGCCGCAAGGTGGCGTCGTCTCTCCGATCCTCGCCAACATCTATCTGCACGAACTGGATCAGTTCCTGGCAGGGATGAAAGCGCGGTTCGACCGGGGCAAACGAAGGGCCGATAATCCGCGATACCGTAACCTTACCATCGGCATGTACAAACGTCGCCTCCGGGTCGAGAAGCTGCTGAGCGAAGGCCGTGAGGCCGAGGCGCAGGCGGTCCTTGCCAAGATCCGGGAGATGGAGACGGAACGCTCCACCATGCCGTCGAAGAACGGGCTCGACCCGAACTTCAAACGGCTGTTGTTCTGCCGTTATGCCGATGACTTCATCATTGGTGTGATCGGCTCGAAGGCGGATGCCCGAGATGTGATGGCGCAGGTGACGGATTATCTCCGTCATTGCCTTCACCTCGAAGCGTCGCCGGAAAAGAGCAGGTTGAGCAAAGCGTCGAAGGGGACCACGTTCCTCGGCTACACGGTTATCACCGTGACCGGGAGCAGGGTTCGGCGGACGAAGCTAGGAAGGCGGGTCGTGCGTTCGCGCGATCCGGCTGATCGCATTCACCTCCGCGTTCCGCACGACCGGCTCGTGCGGTTCAATCAACGCAAGGGCTATGGTGACCTCGGGCGTCTGAAAGCGATGCACCGCCGGTATCTGGTCGACAGCTCGATGCTGGAGATCGTGCTGGCATACAACGCCGAGATGCGCGGGCTCGCCAACTATTACCGGTTGGCCTACGTTGCGAAGTTCAGCCTTCGCAAGCTGTGGTTCCTCTGGGAAACCAGCCTGCTGAAAACGCTGGCGTTCAAGCTGCGGCTATCGGTCAATCAGGTCGCCCACCGTCTCAAGACACGGGATGGACTCGCCGTCCGCTTCAAAGTGGACGGGAAGGAACGGTCGGTTGCTGTCTTCAATCTAAAGCATATCGACCGGCTGCCGAACCTCGGGCCGAAAGTTGATCGCTGGGCAACCCCTCACTTCACGAAGGGGCGCTCGGACGTGATGGATCGGCTTCGGGCAAAGCAGTGTGAATATTGTGGCTCGACCGAACATCCGTGTGAGGTTCACCATGCCCACCGCTTGGCGGACATGAAGAATACCCCGCTTTGGAAACAGGTCGCGGCGGCACGGCGGCGCAAACGCATCGTCCTCTGCCTGCCTTGCCACAAGGCGCTCCACGCCGGGCAACTCAAGCCGCTCGACAGCGGCGACATGCAAGCACGGAGAGCCGGATGA